From the genome of Virgibacillus proomii, one region includes:
- a CDS encoding DUF2599 domain-containing protein, producing MTKHPNPVVQAHYEKYRWQVIYNKHKGTKNWKNTASMKAKLRCHTETVRGLKNPWNLEPWRKTSNYALVLKNFCNPPNK from the coding sequence ATGACGAAACACCCTAATCCAGTCGTCCAAGCTCATTATGAAAAATACAGATGGCAAGTAATATATAATAAACATAAAGGGACTAAGAACTGGAAAAATACTGCAAGCATGAAGGCAAAATTACGGTGCCATACTGAGACAGTAAGAGGTTTAAAAAATCCATGGAATTTAGAGCCATGGCGAAAAACTAGTAATTACGCTTTAGTGCTTAAAAATTTTTGCAATCCCCCAAATAAATAA
- the brnQ gene encoding branched-chain amino acid transport system II carrier protein, giving the protein MKEKLSFSTYTAIGVMLFALFFGAGNLIFPAQLGQLSGANVWQAVAGFLITGVGLPLLGVLAMSFSGSESLQDLASRVHPIYGVLFTSLLYLTIGPFFAAPRTGTVAYDIGISGFIGGEFAQIGLFIFTLLFFGVTLAFSLYPSKIVDYVGKLLAPGIVILLFILLAMVFIKPMGSFETPQEIYQNGPFVKGFIEGYNTMDALASLVFGIIVIKAIRSFGISSKKEILRATAKSGSVAIVLLGSIYLGIAYLGATSTEAYGIFDTGAPVLSSAATHYFGTFGMILLAIVIILACLTTSIGLTISCSEYFHTLFPNISYRKFVLMFSIFTFTIANFGLTNIITYSVPVLMFLYPLAIVLMLLAFLSPLFNHAKLVYISVTVITILISSVDGLKALCDSLKIPYFDWLAPIINFYKEILPMYEQGLGWLVPAVIVLIITGVVQWVHKATAVEAVSK; this is encoded by the coding sequence ATGAAGGAAAAACTATCATTTTCTACTTATACTGCGATAGGCGTAATGTTATTCGCACTATTTTTCGGAGCTGGAAACTTGATTTTTCCCGCCCAACTAGGACAATTATCAGGAGCAAATGTATGGCAAGCAGTTGCCGGTTTTTTAATTACGGGAGTAGGATTACCGCTATTAGGTGTGTTAGCGATGAGCTTTTCAGGCAGTGAGAGTCTTCAAGACTTAGCCAGCAGAGTTCATCCAATCTACGGAGTATTATTTACATCTTTGCTCTATTTAACAATTGGACCTTTTTTCGCTGCACCAAGAACAGGTACTGTTGCATATGATATTGGTATTTCTGGTTTTATAGGCGGAGAATTCGCACAAATCGGACTATTTATTTTTACTTTGCTGTTTTTTGGGGTTACGTTAGCATTTTCTCTTTATCCTTCAAAAATTGTTGACTATGTCGGTAAACTGTTAGCACCAGGAATTGTAATTTTACTGTTTATTTTACTTGCAATGGTGTTTATAAAACCAATGGGTTCGTTTGAAACTCCACAAGAAATATACCAAAATGGACCTTTTGTAAAAGGATTTATCGAAGGTTATAATACCATGGATGCACTGGCATCACTTGTGTTTGGGATTATTGTAATTAAAGCAATTCGTTCCTTTGGAATCAGCTCAAAAAAAGAAATTTTACGGGCAACTGCTAAGTCCGGATCTGTTGCAATTGTTTTGCTTGGTTCCATCTACCTAGGGATAGCTTATTTGGGGGCTACAAGTACGGAGGCTTATGGAATATTTGATACAGGTGCTCCTGTTTTAAGCAGTGCAGCAACGCATTATTTTGGAACATTCGGTATGATTCTATTAGCTATTGTAATTATTTTGGCTTGTTTAACGACAAGTATTGGTTTAACAATCTCCTGTTCTGAATATTTTCACACCTTATTCCCTAATATTAGCTATCGGAAATTTGTTTTAATGTTTTCAATATTTACATTTACCATTGCGAATTTCGGTTTAACAAATATTATTACCTACTCTGTGCCAGTGCTTATGTTCTTGTACCCATTAGCAATTGTATTAATGTTATTAGCATTTTTATCACCATTATTTAATCATGCGAAACTAGTATACATCTCTGTGACTGTTATTACGATCTTAATTAGTAGTGTTGATGGATTGAAGGCATTATGCGATTCCTTGAAAATTCCTTACTTTGACTGGTTAGCTCCAATCATCAATTTCTATAAAGAGATTTTACCAATGTATGAACAAGGACTCGGCTGGCTTGTACCAGCAGTTATTGTCCTAATAATTACTGGTGTGGTACAGTGGGTACACAAAGCAACAGCAGTGGAAGCGGTAAGTAAATAG
- the yfkAB gene encoding radical SAM/CxCxxxxC motif protein YfkAB, which translates to MSKQYKVITKSKPTPQNDPWEAYLDVEQYGKMTLSNIEFTTTTLCNMRCAHCAVGYTLQGKDPDALPLELLEQRLDEIAHLRTLSITGGEPMMSKKSVRNYVVPLLKYAHERGIKTQINSNLTLPYSRFEEILPYLDVLHISHNWGTAEEFAETGFARMERKPSLENRKKYFERMVENAQKISQAGIMVSAETMLNRRTYPYLEKIHDHVLEMGCSRHEIHPMYPVDFASNLETLSLEEMRTGIERLLDHRNTSVWMLFGTLPFYPCSSSQSDLNLLKRLFNEKNVSVRNDPDGRSRLNVNIFSGDIIVTDFGDEPKLGNIQTMSLPEAYDRWMQTKTAKSLNCHCPAVKCLGPNILVKNTYYQDVDFQQRKAVIEL; encoded by the coding sequence ATGAGTAAACAGTATAAAGTCATTACCAAAAGCAAGCCTACACCTCAAAATGATCCATGGGAAGCATATTTGGATGTTGAACAATATGGAAAAATGACATTATCAAACATTGAATTTACAACAACAACACTTTGTAACATGCGCTGTGCTCATTGTGCGGTTGGCTATACGCTGCAAGGAAAAGATCCTGACGCATTACCATTGGAATTATTAGAGCAACGGTTAGATGAAATAGCGCATCTTCGCACGTTAAGTATTACAGGAGGAGAACCGATGATGTCGAAAAAGTCGGTTCGCAATTATGTTGTACCATTATTAAAATATGCACATGAACGAGGCATAAAAACGCAGATTAATTCTAATTTAACTTTGCCATATAGCCGTTTTGAGGAAATACTTCCTTATTTAGATGTGCTGCATATTTCACACAATTGGGGAACAGCAGAAGAATTCGCTGAAACAGGATTTGCTAGGATGGAAAGAAAGCCATCGTTGGAAAATCGAAAGAAATATTTTGAGCGTATGGTTGAAAATGCACAAAAAATTTCTCAAGCAGGTATTATGGTATCTGCAGAAACGATGCTTAATCGGCGTACATACCCATATTTGGAAAAAATTCATGACCATGTGCTAGAAATGGGATGCTCGCGTCATGAGATCCATCCGATGTACCCTGTTGACTTTGCAAGTAATTTAGAGACATTATCCTTAGAAGAAATGAGAACAGGTATCGAGCGATTATTAGATCATCGGAATACAAGTGTATGGATGTTGTTTGGTACGTTGCCTTTTTATCCATGCAGTTCTTCACAATCTGATCTAAACTTATTAAAGCGTCTATTTAACGAAAAAAATGTGTCGGTAAGAAATGACCCGGATGGCCGTTCCCGTTTAAATGTAAATATATTTTCAGGTGACATTATTGTTACTGACTTTGGAGATGAACCGAAACTAGGGAACATTCAGACTATGTCGCTTCCTGAGGCATATGACCGCTGGATGCAGACGAAAACAGCAAAATCATTAAATTGTCACTGCCCGGCTGTAAAATGCCTTGGTCCTAATATTCTTGTTAAAAATACATATTACCAGGATGTAGATTTTCAACAACGAAAAGCGGTTATTGAACTGTAA
- a CDS encoding DUF3891 family protein → MIVRAHKNGYILIEQDHHAQTSGDMIKKWKEIHFPKSEHKASVIYAIDKHDIGWKPFDQEPFWNDLAEKPYSFIDFPNSAKTMLYASGIDQVEAVDSYAGLLCSIHYTRFLKGDASPISRKFVKQEKQRQQRIIQMAGNFDSELFAKYYSLLQLCDNLSLFICLNEPGTNQHPFFKEGIPLPANLESFTGEKINLTWKDKTTVALSDFPFVSEVSFSYPYKWLVTESIVDKGLIPAYQQAPFRETTISFVPH, encoded by the coding sequence TTGATCGTCAGAGCGCATAAAAACGGTTATATCCTAATTGAACAAGACCATCATGCCCAAACTTCAGGTGATATGATTAAAAAATGGAAAGAAATTCACTTTCCTAAGTCAGAACATAAAGCGTCTGTGATTTATGCAATCGATAAGCATGATATTGGTTGGAAACCATTCGATCAGGAACCCTTTTGGAATGATCTAGCTGAAAAGCCATACAGCTTTATTGACTTTCCTAATTCCGCAAAAACAATGCTCTATGCTTCCGGTATTGATCAAGTAGAAGCAGTTGATTCATATGCAGGCTTACTTTGCAGTATTCATTACACCCGCTTTCTAAAAGGTGATGCTTCCCCAATCAGTCGCAAATTTGTAAAACAAGAAAAGCAGCGACAACAGCGAATTATTCAAATGGCAGGAAATTTTGATTCTGAATTATTTGCTAAATATTATAGTCTGTTACAGCTTTGTGATAATCTCTCTTTGTTTATTTGCCTTAATGAACCAGGAACCAATCAGCACCCTTTTTTTAAAGAAGGAATTCCATTACCGGCTAACTTAGAATCGTTTACCGGGGAAAAAATTAACCTTACTTGGAAAGATAAAACCACTGTTGCTCTATCCGATTTTCCATTTGTATCGGAAGTTTCCTTTTCCTATCCGTATAAATGGTTAGTTACAGAAAGCATTGTAGATAAAGGATTAATTCCAGCTTATCAGCAAGCTCCTTTCCGGGAAACTACAATCTCATTTGTACCGCATTAG
- a CDS encoding GntR family transcriptional regulator → MPIPVNHSKPVRQSAKESAFNQIQQWIIDGTLQPGEKLNDSELAQALGISRTPVRESLQLLETQGFVQMFPGKATQVTEVEKESINDLLPPLAVLQALSAELAIENLNEETLEQLRNTNERFAKAIHSENYYAALKIDEQFHQIIVDTANNPYIHRIVANLQAHVRRLFFHNSIILTEKSIQEHKKIIQLMKEGKKEPLSELMKENWLRTIEEFQAQK, encoded by the coding sequence ATGCCGATACCTGTAAATCATTCTAAACCAGTTCGACAATCCGCTAAAGAAAGCGCATTTAATCAAATTCAACAATGGATTATCGATGGCACCCTGCAGCCTGGAGAAAAATTGAATGATTCAGAGCTAGCACAAGCATTAGGAATAAGTAGGACTCCTGTTCGCGAGTCTTTACAATTATTGGAGACGCAAGGGTTTGTTCAAATGTTTCCAGGCAAAGCGACACAGGTTACAGAAGTGGAAAAAGAATCGATAAATGATCTTTTGCCGCCCTTAGCTGTACTACAAGCGTTGTCTGCTGAATTGGCGATTGAAAATTTAAACGAAGAAACATTGGAGCAATTGAGAAACACAAATGAACGATTTGCAAAAGCCATTCATTCAGAGAATTACTATGCAGCTTTGAAAATTGATGAACAATTCCACCAAATTATTGTTGACACTGCAAATAACCCTTATATTCATAGAATTGTAGCAAATTTACAAGCACATGTTAGACGCTTATTTTTCCACAACTCCATCATTTTAACAGAAAAGTCCATACAGGAACATAAAAAAATTATTCAACTAATGAAAGAAGGAAAAAAAGAACCTCTTTCTGAACTCATGAAGGAGAATTGGCTTCGGACAATAGAAGAATTTCAGGCTCAAAAATAA
- a CDS encoding T7SS effector LXG polymorphic toxin has translation MKALYVGECHSLLDQTLAQLEQIHTQIKNIQKSIEGIIALEESFKGKTANSIRTFYKEVHQPFLLFLEGFIDNYSNTLREIKQSINELEPDRNGVIREDFLAGGVQRGLKRAEHVAMMLTDEANAVLRSVRDIIDVRDLDDGEFLDKVQHAKKMTYKTIEKLYLFDRHNTAKLEPVEQDLHTMKNYVSRIRELGNSGQINIATYQARKIADQKIHQQLMQGLMKKAGKNAIDLEVIMGELGKRLFSKFIPLAAIPINYLQKHFGLKTIDYSYRAIHATLAATGDSLTASEFSTIEHLVISKVKVSDYKGVRQGTYYTLADGRKVRKFESETGINYELVHTIPASRQKPKDPEKSWLQKAADGTKNAFVKAREFSAAAVKETADFLILDDVNTILDSEASKKERIIAGASIIPHGKVLKLIKAGGTIKFVNKGGITAKRKPLQRHHYATNKSKKYTPKIEKITKKYGLDLDGDWNKELLPHQGRHPNAYHEFVLQRIIAFDKVAKGDKEKFLRLYERLKEEVRKNPDMLYKDYWRSK, from the coding sequence ATTAAAGCGCTTTATGTAGGGGAATGTCATAGCCTTCTCGACCAAACATTAGCGCAACTAGAACAGATACATACACAAATCAAAAACATTCAGAAAAGTATAGAAGGCATTATCGCCTTAGAAGAATCTTTTAAAGGGAAGACAGCTAATTCTATTCGAACCTTTTACAAAGAGGTACACCAGCCGTTTCTGTTGTTTCTAGAGGGGTTCATTGACAATTATTCGAATACATTACGGGAAATAAAACAATCAATTAATGAACTGGAACCAGACAGGAATGGAGTTATTCGAGAGGATTTTCTTGCGGGTGGTGTTCAACGAGGACTTAAACGGGCAGAACATGTTGCAATGATGCTAACCGATGAGGCAAATGCTGTCCTCCGATCGGTCAGAGATATTATTGATGTTAGGGATTTAGATGATGGGGAGTTCTTGGATAAAGTACAACATGCAAAGAAAATGACGTACAAGACCATTGAAAAGCTGTATCTATTTGATCGACATAATACAGCTAAGCTAGAGCCTGTGGAGCAAGATCTCCATACCATGAAAAACTATGTAAGTCGAATTAGAGAACTAGGAAACAGCGGTCAAATAAATATTGCAACGTACCAAGCAAGAAAAATAGCTGACCAAAAGATTCATCAGCAGCTGATGCAAGGTCTCATGAAAAAGGCTGGAAAAAATGCCATAGACTTAGAAGTCATCATGGGGGAACTTGGCAAACGTCTATTTTCGAAGTTTATCCCACTAGCAGCGATTCCGATTAACTATTTGCAGAAACATTTTGGACTGAAAACAATAGATTACAGCTATCGGGCTATACATGCTACTTTAGCAGCAACGGGGGATAGTTTAACTGCAAGTGAGTTTTCAACCATCGAGCATCTTGTTATTTCAAAAGTAAAGGTTTCGGATTACAAGGGAGTAAGACAAGGAACTTATTATACCTTAGCTGATGGCAGGAAAGTGCGGAAGTTTGAATCGGAAACAGGTATTAACTATGAATTGGTTCATACGATACCAGCTAGCCGACAAAAGCCAAAGGATCCAGAAAAAAGCTGGTTACAAAAAGCAGCAGATGGTACGAAAAATGCGTTTGTAAAAGCAAGAGAATTTAGTGCAGCAGCTGTAAAAGAAACAGCGGACTTTCTTATTTTAGATGACGTTAATACTATTTTGGATTCAGAAGCATCTAAAAAGGAAAGGATAATAGCAGGTGCTTCTATTATTCCCCATGGTAAAGTTCTAAAGTTGATTAAAGCTGGCGGAACAATTAAATTTGTGAATAAGGGTGGAATAACTGCAAAGCGAAAACCCCTGCAAAGACATCACTATGCAACTAACAAGAGTAAAAAATACACTCCAAAAATTGAAAAGATCACTAAAAAATATGGTTTGGATTTAGATGGTGATTGGAATAAAGAGTTGCTTCCTCATCAAGGTAGACACCCAAACGCTTATCATGAATTTGTCTTACAAAGGATTATAGCGTTTGACAAGGTTGCAAAAGGTGATAAAGAGAAATTTTTGAGACTATACGAGAGGTTAAAAGAAGAGGTTAGAAAAAATCCAGACATGCTGTACAAAGATTACTGGAGGTCAAAATGA
- a CDS encoding Imm43 family immunity protein, translated as MRYFKLLKEYHDDSEIFCFCENDCGREQYELLEGRVISNWNESPVFYYNPSEGDNTVDYVHNDLSWFIISSKFKSILENIDKGSVQYLSVDIKDNENNNLLKGYTVANIINVVDAIDYTHSIYSVFELEDEKVYNFTKYALKESEIKGHIFKLKGDEIPIFVSEKVKELIEQHNITGCDFLEVKVVS; from the coding sequence ATGAGATATTTTAAATTACTAAAAGAGTACCATGATGATAGCGAAATATTTTGCTTTTGTGAAAATGATTGTGGTCGTGAGCAGTATGAACTATTAGAAGGAAGGGTCATAAGCAACTGGAATGAGTCACCTGTATTTTATTATAACCCAAGTGAAGGTGACAATACGGTCGATTATGTACACAACGATTTATCTTGGTTTATTATCTCCTCTAAGTTCAAATCAATACTAGAGAACATCGATAAAGGAAGTGTTCAATATCTATCAGTAGATATTAAAGACAATGAAAATAACAATTTATTAAAAGGCTATACAGTAGCAAATATAATAAATGTTGTCGATGCCATTGACTATACTCATTCTATCTATAGTGTTTTCGAATTAGAGGATGAAAAGGTATATAATTTTACTAAATATGCCTTAAAAGAAAGTGAAATAAAGGGACATATATTCAAATTAAAAGGAGACGAAATTCCAATATTTGTATCAGAAAAAGTAAAGGAGCTAATTGAACAGCACAATATCACTGGTTGTGACTTTTTGGAAGTTAAAGTAGTGTCCTAG
- a CDS encoding helix-turn-helix domain-containing protein produces the protein MEIGSFIKLERKKRNMTQEELSEGIVSVSYLSKIENNKADVNPNTIKLLCNRLGIEINDNEKKYLEVEKKCKEWYDMLFDRYDKRVMTEKYEELQQLISTNINDQAITFEIHKIRYYIVLRDFKKALKQINDLHEMVDTFSDTHAYYWYKFKGDYYSFKEDYQQSMQCYQLAEEKIRLANIDEVEIADLHYALSIAHSKLLNGMEAINYAKKAMTVFQRDYNFVRCAQCHILLGISYQRIKMNDIAIKNYNQAMRLGKLENDEQIIQLTHLNLGRFYLIVEESKQSIKNYSLALASGDLDCASKLEAITRLMQFSYKNSEYLKAKEYLRLGEDTLSLVKGEEYYRFYNYIIQAYAKLLSRDVNKFESIIKKEFIPYLMQKKDYQYLVFYAKLFAGHLEKKGRYKEAMQYYKLATSSYDKIIKLGGGIEDEKISSISDM, from the coding sequence ATGGAAATAGGTTCTTTTATTAAATTAGAACGAAAGAAGCGTAATATGACACAAGAAGAATTGTCAGAAGGCATTGTTTCAGTGTCTTATCTGTCTAAAATAGAAAATAATAAGGCAGATGTCAACCCGAATACTATAAAATTACTTTGTAATCGTTTAGGGATAGAGATAAACGATAATGAAAAAAAATATTTAGAAGTAGAAAAAAAATGCAAAGAATGGTACGATATGCTGTTTGACAGGTATGATAAACGCGTTATGACAGAGAAGTATGAAGAATTACAACAGCTAATTAGTACTAACATTAACGACCAAGCGATAACGTTTGAAATACATAAAATTCGTTATTATATCGTTTTAAGGGATTTCAAAAAAGCCTTGAAGCAAATAAATGATCTCCATGAAATGGTAGACACATTTAGTGATACACATGCCTACTATTGGTATAAATTTAAAGGGGATTATTACTCATTCAAAGAAGACTACCAACAATCTATGCAATGTTACCAATTGGCAGAGGAAAAGATTCGCTTAGCAAACATTGACGAAGTCGAAATCGCCGATTTGCATTATGCCCTTTCAATCGCCCACAGCAAACTATTAAATGGGATGGAAGCTATTAATTATGCAAAGAAAGCAATGACTGTGTTTCAGCGTGATTACAATTTTGTTCGCTGTGCACAATGCCATATACTGTTAGGAATATCATATCAAAGAATTAAAATGAATGATATTGCGATAAAAAACTACAATCAGGCTATGCGTTTAGGTAAATTAGAAAATGATGAACAAATCATTCAGTTAACCCATCTTAATCTAGGTCGCTTTTATTTAATAGTAGAAGAATCAAAACAGTCCATTAAAAATTACTCACTTGCTTTAGCAAGTGGAGATTTGGATTGTGCATCCAAATTAGAAGCTATTACTCGATTAATGCAATTTTCTTATAAAAACAGCGAATATTTGAAAGCAAAAGAATACTTACGATTGGGTGAAGATACACTTAGTTTGGTTAAAGGTGAAGAATATTATAGGTTTTACAACTACATTATCCAAGCATATGCAAAATTGTTAAGTCGGGATGTAAATAAATTTGAATCTATAATAAAAAAAGAGTTTATACCTTACCTAATGCAAAAAAAGGATTATCAATATTTAGTATTTTATGCAAAATTGTTTGCTGGTCATCTAGAGAAAAAGGGTAGGTATAAGGAAGCTATGCAGTATTACAAATTAGCAACTAGTAGTTATGACAAAATAATCAAATTAGGAGGAGGGATAGAAGATGAAAAAATTAGTAGTATCAGTGACATGTAG
- a CDS encoding mechanosensitive ion channel family protein yields MSIEFLQFLQAYKNLIYTGLSIVILLLIFFFRKGITRYFFTLLLKVSKHWLNGLFVQLKSAFERPVEGFLVIFGIYIFLRLFPYVDHTNGFFVHLERSSVIFMVGWGLFNLSSSSSLLFAKMNDKFDLKIDSILIPFFSKAIRFIVVAISFSIIAQEFGYDVNGFVAGLGIGGLAFALAAKDALANFFGGIIIITEKPFTIGDWVWTPSVEGTIEDISFRSTKIRTFAQALVTVPNATLAKEAITNWSKMGKRQISFNLRLTYETSREKIKSVISQIELELRNNNEIHQDTIFVNFDQYKENGFELFLYFFTNTTDW; encoded by the coding sequence ATGTCAATCGAGTTTCTTCAATTTCTACAAGCCTATAAAAACCTAATATATACCGGTTTATCTATCGTTATTTTACTATTAATTTTCTTCTTTAGAAAAGGTATTACACGTTATTTTTTTACCTTATTGTTAAAAGTGAGCAAGCATTGGTTAAATGGTTTGTTTGTGCAGCTTAAGTCAGCATTTGAACGACCTGTAGAAGGATTTTTGGTAATATTTGGTATCTACATATTTTTAAGGTTGTTTCCCTATGTAGATCATACAAATGGTTTTTTTGTTCATTTAGAAAGATCTTCTGTAATTTTCATGGTTGGTTGGGGGCTATTTAATTTATCTTCTTCTTCATCGCTGTTATTTGCAAAAATGAACGATAAATTTGATTTGAAGATCGATTCGATCCTTATTCCGTTTTTTTCCAAGGCAATCCGATTTATTGTAGTGGCTATAAGTTTTAGTATTATTGCACAAGAATTTGGCTATGATGTCAATGGGTTTGTAGCAGGATTAGGGATAGGAGGACTTGCTTTTGCTTTAGCTGCAAAGGATGCATTAGCCAATTTCTTTGGTGGGATTATTATTATTACGGAAAAGCCATTTACCATTGGTGATTGGGTATGGACACCGAGTGTAGAAGGGACAATTGAAGATATTTCCTTTCGCAGTACCAAAATAAGAACCTTTGCTCAAGCGCTTGTTACTGTGCCAAATGCGACACTGGCTAAAGAAGCAATTACAAATTGGAGTAAAATGGGAAAGCGACAGATTTCATTCAACTTACGATTAACCTATGAAACATCTCGTGAGAAAATAAAGAGTGTTATCTCCCAAATAGAACTTGAACTACGTAATAATAATGAAATACATCAGGATACAATTTTTGTTAATTTTGATCAATACAAAGAAAATGGGTTCGAATTATTTTTATATTTTTTTACAAATACAACAGATTGGTGA
- a CDS encoding nucleoside 2-deoxyribosyltransferase, which translates to MNSKTEITKARVYLASPFFNDEQVERVKRVEQALETNPFVEAYFSPRKEQLDFLPFGSPQWANAVYQNDIKNIDWATHVVAVIDYDGETFLHGERHGHVDSGTAMEIGYAVATGKPVILVHEKGGIVNLMLSESCHAYLTGTDYVAEYNFLKMPQIQYKGGYI; encoded by the coding sequence ATGAATTCAAAGACGGAGATTACAAAAGCAAGGGTATACCTAGCCTCTCCATTTTTCAATGATGAGCAGGTTGAGAGAGTAAAAAGAGTCGAGCAGGCATTAGAGACGAATCCTTTTGTTGAAGCTTATTTCTCTCCTAGAAAGGAGCAACTTGACTTTCTTCCTTTTGGCTCTCCTCAGTGGGCTAATGCAGTTTATCAAAATGACATCAAAAATATTGATTGGGCTACTCATGTTGTTGCTGTAATTGATTATGATGGAGAAACTTTCTTACATGGTGAAAGGCATGGACATGTTGACTCAGGAACAGCTATGGAGATTGGTTATGCTGTAGCTACCGGAAAGCCAGTGATCTTAGTCCATGAAAAAGGAGGCATTGTCAATCTAATGCTGTCAGAGAGCTGTCATGCTTACCTGACTGGCACTGATTATGTTGCTGAATATAACTTTTTGAAAATGCCACAGATTCAATATAAAGGCGGCTATATTTAA
- a CDS encoding EcsC family protein — MVSYEQTVQRELTCWRKKMYQKPNLFNQVSKKAQSKINSWIPAKAQRFITESIKNMVRAILTGSQMMTKKPLIQEKNLYKQDELVKGKLVTYRKTATIEGAGTGAGGIFLSLADFPLLLSIKVKFLFEAASIYGFNTKEYEERLFILHVFQLAFSNDKTRKQTMYTIENWEQEKHKLVEMDWQVFQQEYRDYIDLVKLLQMVPGFGAVVGAYANYNLLGQLGETAMNAYRLRLLTIPGDESSFM, encoded by the coding sequence ATGGTTTCTTATGAACAAACGGTACAACGAGAACTTACTTGTTGGAGAAAGAAAATGTATCAAAAACCTAACTTATTTAACCAAGTCTCTAAAAAAGCACAATCGAAAATAAATAGTTGGATCCCTGCAAAAGCACAACGCTTTATTACTGAAAGTATAAAAAACATGGTGAGAGCCATTTTGACAGGGTCACAGATGATGACAAAAAAGCCACTTATTCAAGAGAAGAATTTATATAAGCAAGATGAACTGGTGAAAGGAAAATTAGTAACCTATCGGAAAACAGCCACGATTGAAGGAGCAGGTACAGGTGCAGGAGGAATATTTCTTAGTTTAGCTGATTTTCCGTTACTATTATCAATTAAGGTGAAATTTTTATTCGAAGCCGCTTCTATTTACGGTTTTAATACAAAAGAGTACGAAGAGCGCTTATTTATTTTGCACGTCTTTCAGCTTGCTTTTTCAAATGATAAGACGCGAAAGCAAACCATGTACACCATTGAAAATTGGGAACAGGAAAAGCATAAGCTGGTAGAAATGGATTGGCAAGTTTTTCAACAAGAATACCGTGATTATATAGACTTGGTTAAATTGTTGCAAATGGTTCCTGGATTTGGTGCGGTGGTTGGAGCATATGCAAACTATAATTTACTGGGTCAGTTAGGAGAGACGGCAATGAATGCGTACAGGTTGAGGCTGTTGACGATACCGGGCGATGAATCTAGTTTTATGTAA